A region from the Desulfoglaeba alkanexedens ALDC genome encodes:
- the thiC gene encoding phosphomethylpyrimidine synthase ThiC, translated as MNTQLDFAKAGIVTDAMKRAADGEPLTAEELRGRIAAGQAVLPKNIHHDFPEVRAIGRGLTTKVNANLGTSGECADLDMERRKLDAAVRARTDSIMDLSTGGDLTALRMFFLEHSPTMVGTVPIYALATEMVRSGEPLEKMDGDRLLRAIEDQCRQGVDYITVHCGVTLASMAKLERFERIMPCVSRGGSLHLFWMRKNHKENPLYEYFDDLLEIAHRYDVTLSLGDGFRPGAIADAIDGAQIQELMTLAELARRARNRGVQVMIEGPGHVPLEHIQSHVQLQKRLSDNAPFYVLGPLPTDIAAGYDHITAAIGGALAGAAGADFLCYVTPAEHLGLPDEDDVYQGIMAARIAAHVADLAKGLPGAAERDRRVSIARRNLDWEGVISECLDPERVRRRLQVTEDREACSMCGKLCAVKISRQATSPG; from the coding sequence ATGAACACCCAACTGGATTTCGCCAAGGCCGGCATCGTGACCGATGCCATGAAGCGAGCGGCGGACGGCGAACCCTTGACCGCCGAGGAATTGCGGGGACGGATCGCCGCCGGCCAAGCCGTGCTCCCCAAAAACATCCACCACGACTTTCCTGAAGTCCGCGCCATCGGGCGGGGACTCACAACCAAGGTGAACGCGAATCTCGGAACCAGCGGCGAATGCGCCGATCTGGACATGGAACGGCGAAAGCTCGACGCGGCCGTGCGAGCTCGAACCGATTCCATCATGGACCTTTCCACCGGCGGCGACCTCACCGCGCTGCGCATGTTTTTCCTGGAGCACTCACCCACCATGGTGGGGACCGTCCCCATCTACGCGCTGGCGACTGAAATGGTGCGAAGCGGCGAACCGCTGGAAAAGATGGACGGCGACCGGCTGCTACGCGCCATCGAAGACCAGTGCCGCCAGGGGGTGGACTACATCACCGTGCACTGCGGCGTCACCCTGGCGTCCATGGCCAAGCTGGAACGGTTCGAACGGATCATGCCGTGCGTGAGCCGCGGCGGGTCCCTGCACCTGTTCTGGATGCGAAAAAACCACAAGGAAAATCCCCTCTACGAATACTTCGACGATCTTCTGGAAATCGCTCACCGCTACGACGTCACGTTGAGCCTTGGCGACGGCTTTCGTCCCGGCGCCATCGCGGACGCCATCGACGGCGCCCAGATCCAGGAACTGATGACGCTGGCCGAATTGGCCCGCAGGGCCCGCAACCGGGGCGTGCAGGTGATGATCGAAGGACCGGGCCACGTCCCGCTGGAACACATTCAGAGCCACGTGCAGCTTCAGAAGCGCCTCAGCGACAATGCGCCGTTCTATGTACTGGGACCGCTTCCGACGGATATCGCAGCCGGCTACGACCACATCACGGCGGCCATCGGCGGTGCACTGGCGGGGGCGGCCGGAGCGGATTTCCTCTGCTACGTGACTCCAGCCGAGCACCTGGGACTTCCCGACGAAGACGACGTGTACCAGGGAATCATGGCCGCGAGGATCGCCGCCCACGTGGCCGACCTCGCCAAGGGCCTCCCCGGCGCCGCGGAGCGGGACCGCAGGGTCTCCATCGCGCGGCGCAACCTGGACTGGGAAGGCGTCATTTCGGAATGCCTCGACCCCGAACGGGTCCGCCGAAGGCTTCAGGTGACCGAAGACCGAGAAGCCTGTTCCATGTGCGGGAAGCTCTGCGCGGTGAAGATCAGCCGGCAGGCGACGTCGCCCGGGTAG
- a CDS encoding sulfide-dependent adenosine diphosphate thiazole synthase: MGLDEVVITRAIVERFFEKLSGCLELDVAVVGAGPSGLVAAQRLAHAGRKVAVFERKLSVGGGMWGGGMLFNEIVVQDEAKRILDEAGVRSKPYREAGYHTADSIEAVSVLTSRAVQAGAVVFNAVTVEDVVMRPERVTGLVITWTAVEMAGLHVDPLAVRTRFVIDTTGHDTEVVKVVHRKVPGRLLTPSGNIDGEKSMWSDEAEKLTLENTREVFPGLYVAGMAANAVFGGPRMGPIFGGMLLSGDKVAGEILERLKAES; the protein is encoded by the coding sequence ATGGGTTTGGACGAAGTGGTGATCACGCGAGCCATCGTGGAGCGCTTTTTCGAAAAACTTTCCGGCTGTCTGGAGCTGGATGTGGCCGTGGTCGGCGCCGGTCCTTCGGGACTCGTGGCCGCTCAACGCCTGGCCCATGCGGGGCGGAAAGTGGCCGTCTTCGAAAGAAAGCTGAGTGTCGGGGGCGGCATGTGGGGCGGCGGGATGCTCTTCAACGAAATCGTGGTCCAGGACGAAGCCAAGCGGATCCTGGATGAAGCCGGCGTCCGGTCGAAGCCTTACCGGGAAGCCGGCTACCACACGGCGGATTCCATCGAAGCGGTGAGCGTCCTCACGAGCAGGGCCGTGCAGGCGGGCGCCGTGGTCTTCAACGCCGTGACCGTCGAAGATGTGGTGATGCGGCCGGAACGGGTGACGGGTCTCGTGATCACCTGGACCGCCGTCGAAATGGCCGGCCTCCACGTGGACCCGCTGGCGGTTCGGACCCGGTTCGTGATCGACACCACGGGCCACGACACGGAAGTGGTGAAAGTCGTTCACCGCAAGGTGCCGGGACGACTCTTGACGCCCTCAGGAAACATCGACGGCGAAAAATCCATGTGGTCCGACGAAGCGGAGAAGCTGACCTTGGAAAATACCCGGGAAGTCTTCCCCGGCCTGTACGTGGCCGGGATGGCCGCCAACGCCGTCTTCGGCGGACCGCGCATGGGCCCCATCTTCGGCGGGATGCTTCTTTCCGGAGACAAGGTGGCCGGAGAAATCCTGGAGCGGCTGAAGGCCGAATCGTGA
- a CDS encoding molybdenum cofactor biosynthesis protein MoaE, with amino-acid sequence MPIEEKTDMPTLCELVDKVKRSVDPAKVGMLACHNGIVRGTSRAGDPAEYLEIDCDRDAWNRVLEEVRTRPGIAAVEAFLNTGRREIGQDVLLVVVAGDIRENVFPVLEETVNRLKREAVLKREKLAGDGRR; translated from the coding sequence ATGCCCATCGAGGAGAAAACCGATATGCCGACGCTTTGCGAACTGGTGGACAAGGTGAAACGATCCGTCGATCCCGCCAAGGTGGGGATGCTCGCGTGCCACAACGGCATCGTCCGCGGGACCAGTCGGGCGGGCGACCCCGCCGAATACCTGGAAATCGACTGCGACCGCGACGCCTGGAACCGGGTGCTGGAAGAGGTCCGCACCCGGCCGGGTATCGCCGCCGTGGAGGCGTTCCTTAATACCGGCCGCCGGGAAATCGGCCAAGATGTCCTCTTGGTGGTGGTGGCCGGAGACATCCGTGAAAACGTGTTTCCCGTCTTGGAAGAGACCGTGAACCGCCTGAAACGGGAGGCGGTCCTCAAGCGCGAAAAACTCGCCGGCGATGGACGGCGGTAG
- a CDS encoding acyl-CoA mutase large subunit family protein has protein sequence MFDERALEKIKKSKEEWEQGTLAKSLAKFPERKKVFTTISGTPVERLYTPLEVAGLDYDRDLGYPGTFPFTRGVQPTMYRGRFWTMRQYAGFGSAKETNARYRYLLEQGQTGLSVAFDLPTQAGYDSDHPLSMGEVGKVGVAIDSIDDMRVLFDQIPLDKVTTSMTINAPATVLLAMYLAIAEEQGVPFDKVGGTVQNDVLKEIICRGQYIYPPKPTMRLTVDLIEYCFKHVPRWNTISISGYHIREAGSTAAQEMAFTIADGIAYVQACMDRGLAVDSFAPRLSFFFNAFTNVLEEVAKFRAGRRTWARIMKERFGAKDPRSMMMRYHVQTGGVTLTAQQPLNNIVRVALQAYAAALGGCQSLHTNSYDEALCLPTQQAVTVALRTQQIVAEESGATDTIDPLAGCYYVEAMTDRIEKEIDDYIQKIDAMGGTLTAIEQGYIQKEIQNSAYQFQKEIESNERIYVGINKYTMKEEPPTNLLKVDMKVGEIESEKIKRLRAERDPERWKKALDRLREVSQTDENVMPAVIEAVKARATIGEICDVWREIFGEYRPKEFV, from the coding sequence ATGTTTGACGAAAGGGCATTGGAAAAGATCAAAAAGAGCAAGGAAGAATGGGAGCAGGGAACTTTGGCCAAGTCGCTGGCCAAGTTTCCGGAACGCAAAAAGGTTTTTACGACCATCTCCGGAACCCCAGTGGAACGGCTATACACTCCCTTGGAAGTGGCCGGACTGGACTACGACCGCGACCTGGGTTACCCAGGGACGTTTCCTTTCACCCGCGGCGTCCAGCCCACCATGTACCGCGGCCGTTTTTGGACCATGCGCCAGTACGCGGGATTCGGAAGCGCCAAGGAAACCAACGCCCGCTACCGGTACCTGTTGGAACAGGGGCAGACGGGACTGAGTGTCGCCTTCGACCTTCCGACCCAGGCCGGCTACGACAGCGACCATCCCCTTTCCATGGGTGAAGTGGGCAAGGTGGGCGTCGCCATCGATTCCATCGACGACATGCGCGTCCTGTTCGACCAGATCCCCCTGGACAAGGTCACCACTTCCATGACCATCAACGCCCCGGCCACGGTGCTTCTCGCTATGTATCTCGCCATCGCCGAAGAACAGGGCGTGCCCTTCGACAAAGTCGGCGGCACGGTCCAAAACGACGTGCTCAAGGAAATCATCTGCCGCGGCCAGTACATCTATCCTCCAAAGCCCACCATGCGGCTCACCGTGGACCTTATCGAATACTGCTTCAAGCACGTCCCGCGCTGGAACACCATCAGCATCAGCGGCTACCACATCCGGGAAGCGGGCTCCACCGCCGCCCAGGAAATGGCGTTCACCATCGCCGACGGCATCGCCTACGTCCAGGCGTGCATGGACCGCGGCCTGGCCGTGGATTCCTTCGCCCCGCGCCTCAGCTTCTTCTTCAACGCCTTCACCAATGTCCTGGAAGAAGTGGCCAAGTTTCGGGCCGGCCGCCGCACGTGGGCCCGCATCATGAAAGAACGCTTCGGCGCCAAGGACCCGCGCTCCATGATGATGCGCTACCATGTTCAGACCGGCGGGGTGACCTTGACCGCCCAGCAGCCGCTCAACAACATCGTCCGCGTGGCGCTCCAGGCCTACGCCGCAGCCCTCGGCGGCTGCCAGTCGCTCCATACCAATTCCTACGACGAAGCCCTGTGTCTTCCCACGCAACAGGCGGTCACCGTGGCGCTCCGCACCCAACAGATCGTGGCCGAAGAAAGCGGCGCCACCGACACCATCGACCCGCTGGCCGGCTGCTACTATGTGGAAGCGATGACCGATCGCATCGAAAAGGAAATCGACGACTATATCCAGAAAATCGACGCCATGGGCGGGACGCTCACCGCCATCGAACAAGGTTACATCCAGAAGGAAATCCAGAACAGCGCCTATCAGTTCCAGAAGGAAATCGAATCCAACGAACGGATCTACGTGGGGATCAACAAGTACACCATGAAGGAAGAACCGCCCACCAACCTCCTGAAGGTGGACATGAAGGTGGGGGAAATCGAATCGGAAAAGATCAAGAGACTCCGAGCCGAACGGGATCCCGAAAGGTGGAAGAAGGCTCTGGACCGGCTTCGCGAAGTGTCCCAGACGGATGAAAACGTCATGCCCGCCGTGATCGAAGCGGTCAAGGCGCGGGCCACCATCGGCGAAATCTGCGACGTCTGGCGAGAAATTTTCGGCGAATACCGGCCCAAGGAATTCGTGTGA
- a CDS encoding cobalamin B12-binding domain-containing protein, with the protein MAQEKKIKVIVAKPGLDGHDRGAKLLARIFAEAGMEVVYTGLRQTPEMIVDTALQEDADVVGLSSLSGVHMYFFPRVVELLKQKGLDDVLVVGGGIIPQEDVPELKAAGVAEIFGPGTPTNQIVDFIRQNARKKN; encoded by the coding sequence ATGGCACAGGAAAAGAAAATCAAGGTCATCGTGGCGAAACCGGGGCTGGACGGGCATGACCGCGGCGCCAAGCTGCTCGCCCGCATCTTCGCCGAAGCCGGCATGGAAGTGGTCTACACGGGGCTTCGGCAGACTCCGGAAATGATCGTGGACACAGCACTCCAGGAAGATGCCGACGTGGTGGGCCTGAGCAGCCTCTCCGGAGTCCACATGTACTTTTTCCCGCGCGTGGTGGAACTGTTGAAGCAGAAGGGCCTGGACGACGTGCTGGTGGTGGGGGGCGGCATCATCCCGCAGGAAGACGTCCCGGAACTGAAAGCGGCCGGGGTGGCGGAAATCTTCGGTCCGGGAACCCCCACCAATCAGATCGTGGATTTCATCAGGCAAAACGCGCGAAAGAAAAACTGA
- the meaB gene encoding methylmalonyl Co-A mutase-associated GTPase MeaB, with protein MAVDYASQVLEGSPRAAARVISWLENEDDRVTPVMEALYPHTGKAAVIGITGSPGAGKSTLTDKLIQAIRDDGLTVGVVAVDPSSPFTGGAILGDRVRMSRFSTDPGVFIRSMATRGHLGGLARATADVVKVLDALGKDVVLIETVGVGQDEVDIVRLADTTCVVLVPGLGDTIQTMKAGVMEIADIFVINKADRPGADQLYTEVAHRIEQDAQMHEKDWTPPVLKTVAVEDQGVDVLWATVRDHWKYLDESGRLEARRRDRAREETLRMIHHEIFRKIHERLAADGELERIVDRIVAARESPYGVTRRIAREWLRVDDA; from the coding sequence ATGGCCGTGGACTATGCGAGCCAAGTGCTGGAAGGATCGCCGCGGGCCGCTGCGCGCGTTATCAGCTGGCTGGAAAACGAAGACGATCGGGTGACCCCCGTCATGGAAGCGCTCTATCCGCACACCGGCAAAGCGGCTGTGATCGGGATCACCGGGTCTCCCGGAGCGGGAAAGAGCACGCTCACCGACAAGCTGATCCAGGCGATCCGAGACGATGGCCTCACCGTGGGCGTGGTGGCTGTGGATCCTTCGAGCCCGTTTACCGGCGGGGCCATCCTGGGCGACCGGGTGCGGATGAGCCGGTTCAGCACGGATCCGGGGGTTTTCATCCGGAGCATGGCCACCCGGGGGCACCTGGGCGGCCTGGCGCGGGCCACCGCCGACGTGGTCAAGGTCCTCGACGCCCTGGGAAAGGACGTGGTCCTTATCGAAACCGTGGGAGTCGGCCAGGACGAGGTGGACATCGTGCGGCTGGCCGACACCACCTGCGTGGTGCTGGTACCGGGACTCGGCGACACCATCCAGACCATGAAAGCCGGGGTGATGGAAATCGCGGACATCTTCGTCATCAACAAGGCGGATCGGCCCGGCGCGGACCAGCTCTACACCGAGGTGGCCCACCGGATCGAACAGGACGCCCAGATGCACGAAAAAGACTGGACGCCGCCGGTTCTCAAAACCGTCGCCGTGGAGGACCAGGGCGTGGACGTCCTGTGGGCCACCGTCCGCGATCATTGGAAATACCTGGACGAATCGGGGCGGCTGGAGGCCAGGCGCCGCGACCGGGCGCGCGAAGAAACACTCCGGATGATCCATCATGAAATCTTTCGAAAAATCCATGAACGACTGGCCGCCGACGGCGAACTGGAACGGATCGTGGACCGGATCGTGGCCGCCCGGGAAAGTCCGTACGGTGTGACGCGACGCATCGCGCGGGAGTGGCTGCGGGTGGACGACGCGTAG
- the mce gene encoding methylmalonyl-CoA epimerase, producing MKVLKVDHIGIAVKSIDAAKKLYHDILGLDDAGSETVEEQKVTTAFFPVGDTEVELLESTAPDGPVAKYIEKRGEGIQHIAFRVENIEAALAELKEKGIQLIDEKPRRGAGGAKIAFLHPKSTYGVLVELCEREAH from the coding sequence ATGAAGGTACTCAAAGTGGACCACATCGGCATTGCCGTCAAAAGCATCGACGCCGCCAAGAAGCTCTACCACGACATCCTGGGGCTGGACGACGCCGGGAGTGAAACCGTGGAAGAACAGAAGGTCACCACCGCCTTCTTCCCGGTGGGCGATACCGAAGTGGAACTCCTGGAATCCACCGCCCCGGACGGTCCGGTGGCGAAATACATTGAAAAACGCGGTGAAGGCATCCAGCATATCGCCTTCCGCGTGGAAAACATCGAAGCGGCCCTGGCCGAACTCAAGGAAAAAGGCATCCAGCTCATCGACGAAAAGCCGCGCCGCGGCGCGGGCGGTGCCAAGATCGCCTTCCTGCATCCCAAGTCCACCTACGGGGTGCTGGTGGAATTGTGCGAAAGGGAAGCCCACTAG
- a CDS encoding magnesium chelatase subunit D family protein: protein MTLKRTSATERLFPFSALVGQDLMKRALLLNVVDPTLGGVLIKGERGTAKSTGVRALINLLPTIRVVEGCPFQCDPDDPASFCPHCAEKAAAGQSLPVRERRIRLVNLPIGTTEDRLLGTIDIEKALKTGRKAFEPGLLAEAHRGILYVDEVNLLNDQIVDLFLDAAASGRNVVEREGISFTHASRFILVGTMNPEEGDLRPQLLDRFGLSVTIEGIRDVKDRVEIVKRRIAFETDPEGFYARWAAADAELAERLAQAKTLLPRVAFTEELLQTASSVAVALETDGHRADIVMMKAARANAALEGRTAMTAEDLQLAARLALPHRVKKTPLQKTDFDEDKLREVMAQHAPGTAAGGTEWVPVYENPKKPSSTAGSYKSPVACVTHLCSGSRIALPHLPWHRLDAGRHPGRRFLLPDVRRSGSVHGTRLPAPGGRLDDVSLIGTLRAAATSRLNHNGNGRLSIRPEDIRLRKRSRKTGLSLMMVVDSSASMRTNDAMAVTKGVIDSLLQDLYFHRDKLGIITFRHTGAEVLLPLTHNIRDAARSVEELPVGGRTPLASGLEVGTRLLLQEKRKNPETLPVMLIFSDGRPNVSCYGADPLEETFAWAQEIKRQKIQAILVDTEQNPMAQGCGYEIARRMEAVYLPLHRLLGS from the coding sequence ATGACACTCAAACGCACCAGCGCAACGGAACGCCTCTTCCCCTTTTCGGCCCTGGTTGGCCAGGACCTGATGAAACGGGCGCTCCTCTTGAACGTGGTGGACCCCACCCTGGGCGGGGTCCTCATCAAGGGCGAACGCGGGACCGCTAAATCCACGGGCGTCCGCGCCCTCATCAACCTGCTTCCCACCATCCGCGTGGTGGAAGGCTGCCCCTTTCAATGCGATCCGGACGATCCGGCGTCGTTTTGCCCCCATTGCGCCGAAAAGGCGGCGGCCGGCCAGAGCCTCCCGGTCAGGGAACGCCGGATCCGGCTGGTGAACCTGCCCATCGGCACCACCGAAGACCGACTTCTTGGCACCATCGACATTGAAAAGGCGCTGAAGACCGGCCGCAAGGCCTTCGAACCCGGCCTGCTGGCCGAAGCGCACCGCGGTATCCTTTACGTGGACGAAGTGAACCTTTTGAACGACCAGATCGTGGACCTCTTTCTGGACGCGGCGGCGTCGGGCCGGAACGTGGTCGAACGGGAAGGGATCAGTTTCACCCACGCGAGCCGCTTCATCCTGGTTGGCACCATGAACCCCGAAGAAGGCGACCTGCGTCCGCAGCTTTTGGATCGTTTCGGCCTCTCGGTCACCATCGAAGGCATCCGGGACGTGAAAGACCGGGTGGAAATCGTAAAGCGCCGCATCGCCTTCGAAACGGACCCGGAAGGCTTCTACGCCCGCTGGGCGGCGGCCGACGCCGAACTGGCCGAACGGCTTGCCCAGGCAAAGACCCTGCTTCCCCGCGTGGCGTTCACCGAAGAACTGCTGCAGACGGCTTCGAGCGTCGCCGTGGCGCTCGAAACCGACGGCCACCGCGCGGATATCGTCATGATGAAGGCGGCCCGAGCCAACGCCGCCTTGGAAGGCCGAACCGCCATGACGGCCGAAGACCTGCAGCTCGCGGCCCGCCTGGCCCTCCCGCACCGCGTGAAGAAAACCCCGCTGCAAAAGACCGATTTCGACGAAGACAAGCTCCGGGAAGTCATGGCGCAGCACGCACCCGGAACCGCCGCCGGCGGAACCGAATGGGTGCCCGTCTACGAAAATCCCAAGAAACCGTCGAGCACCGCCGGAAGCTACAAGTCCCCTGTCGCCTGCGTGACGCACCTCTGCTCGGGAAGCCGTATCGCCCTGCCGCACCTTCCCTGGCATCGGCTGGATGCGGGCCGCCATCCCGGAAGGCGGTTCCTACTTCCGGATGTGCGCCGCTCGGGAAGCGTCCATGGAACGCGCCTTCCCGCCCCCGGAGGCCGCCTGGACGATGTCTCCCTCATCGGGACGCTTCGTGCCGCCGCAACGAGCCGGCTCAATCACAACGGCAACGGCCGCCTCTCCATCCGCCCGGAAGACATCCGCCTTCGGAAACGATCCCGGAAGACCGGGCTTTCCCTCATGATGGTCGTCGATTCCAGCGCATCCATGCGGACCAACGACGCCATGGCCGTCACCAAGGGCGTGATCGATTCACTGCTCCAGGATCTTTACTTCCACCGGGACAAGCTGGGGATCATCACCTTTCGGCATACGGGAGCGGAAGTGCTGCTGCCGCTCACCCACAACATCCGGGACGCGGCCCGGAGCGTCGAAGAACTCCCCGTGGGTGGCCGGACGCCCCTGGCCTCCGGACTCGAAGTGGGAACCCGGCTCCTTTTGCAGGAAAAACGCAAGAACCCGGAAACCCTTCCGGTGATGCTCATCTTTTCCGACGGCCGGCCCAACGTGAGCTGTTACGGGGCGGACCCGCTGGAGGAAACCTTCGCGTGGGCGCAAGAAATCAAGCGGCAAAAGATTCAGGCGATCCTGGTGGACACGGAACAGAACCCCATGGCCCAGGGCTGCGGGTATGAAATCGCGCGGCGCATGGAAGCGGTGTACCTGCCGCTACACCGGCTGTTGGGATCGTGA
- the era gene encoding GTPase Era, whose translation MSSIRSGFVALLGAPNVGKSTLMNQVLKEKISITCPKPQTTRNRILGILNRPDCQMIFVDTPGIHRARDAFNRILVDTALATLDEVDAICFVIEAPEPEREADRFALEAMAGVSTPAILVINKVDLLKNKAALLPLIDRYRGLRDFEAVVPVSALTGDGVPELIDALVGLLPEGPRYYPEDHITDQPERFLAAEIIREKVFHLTEQEVPYAAAVTVDRFSEDPERRRVHIEATIHVERPSQKGILIGKGGRMLKEIGRQARMDIEGLLGCRVFLGLFVRIQKNWRKDARQMAEFGYRAPR comes from the coding sequence ATGTCGTCCATCAGATCCGGCTTCGTCGCCCTTCTGGGCGCCCCCAACGTGGGGAAATCCACGCTCATGAACCAGGTGCTCAAGGAAAAGATTTCCATCACCTGCCCCAAGCCTCAAACCACGCGGAATCGCATCCTCGGCATCTTGAACCGCCCCGACTGCCAGATGATCTTCGTGGATACCCCGGGGATCCACCGGGCGCGAGACGCCTTCAACCGGATCCTCGTCGATACGGCGCTTGCGACCCTGGATGAAGTGGACGCCATTTGCTTCGTGATCGAAGCACCGGAACCCGAGCGGGAGGCGGACCGGTTCGCGTTGGAAGCCATGGCGGGCGTTTCGACCCCTGCGATCCTGGTCATCAACAAGGTGGATCTTCTGAAAAACAAGGCCGCGCTGCTTCCCCTCATCGACCGGTACCGCGGACTACGGGATTTCGAAGCCGTGGTGCCCGTTTCGGCCCTGACCGGAGACGGCGTCCCGGAGCTTATCGACGCATTGGTCGGTCTCCTTCCCGAAGGCCCGCGCTACTACCCGGAAGACCACATCACCGACCAGCCGGAACGCTTTCTTGCGGCGGAAATCATTCGGGAGAAGGTGTTTCATCTGACGGAGCAGGAAGTGCCCTACGCGGCGGCCGTGACCGTGGATCGATTTTCCGAAGACCCGGAACGGCGGCGCGTGCACATCGAAGCCACCATCCACGTGGAACGCCCGTCTCAGAAAGGGATCCTCATCGGCAAGGGCGGCCGGATGCTCAAGGAAATCGGCCGCCAGGCCCGGATGGACATCGAAGGGTTGCTGGGTTGCCGCGTATTTTTGGGCCTTTTCGTAAGAATTCAGAAAAACTGGCGGAAAGACGCGCGGCAGATGGCCGAATTCGGGTACCGGGCGCCGCGGTAG
- a CDS encoding hemolysin XhlA family protein, with translation MTRLNFIVIMILLLAGQCVWAEEVPYTLEDRDRLIRVETKIEELDSRFEQIDKRFEQVERRFEQLERRIERLENVMMWGFGLLFTTMIGLVGFVLWDRRTALSPAIRKNKELEERNDKIEKALKEYAYKEPKLAEILRNVGLM, from the coding sequence ATGACAAGACTCAACTTTATCGTGATCATGATATTGCTTCTGGCGGGACAGTGTGTATGGGCGGAGGAGGTCCCATATACCCTTGAGGATAGAGATAGACTTATTAGAGTTGAAACTAAAATAGAGGAACTAGACAGTAGGTTTGAGCAGATAGACAAACGCTTCGAGCAGGTGGAGAGGCGATTTGAGCAGCTGGAGAGGCGCATAGAGAGGCTGGAAAACGTAATGATGTGGGGATTCGGGTTATTATTTACCACGATGATAGGATTGGTTGGTTTTGTATTGTGGGACAGAAGAACAGCGCTGTCGCCTGCAATAAGGAAGAATAAAGAGTTAGAAGAAAGAAACGATAAGATTGAGAAGGCATTGAAGGAATATGCCTATAAAGAACCAAAGCTGGCTGAGATACTTCGCAATGTGGGTCTAATGTAA
- a CDS encoding IS1380 family transposase, whose translation MKRIEIEQSSKAFYSEHAGLVLVGNLINGYTDLCERLEKEVPGRPMISHADVVKTYLGLLCLGKSDFEAAEGVSGDDWFKEALDIQKVPSQETLRQRFDRQAKAFQRLAEAANIELLKRIQVPVTALPTGHVALDLDVFCLDNSDTKKEGVSRTYQNYDGYAPIGAYLSEEGWCLGIELRPGSQHSQNGFVDFLRKVLVYAQKITRKRLLVRTDSAHDALETLVELRRHPNVSFIVRWNPRRANVFYWRDRAFREGRVSEPRPGKKVAIFSTWVTRHYGGRSYRFRLVIRVTERISDAKGQMLIQPDITLEGWWTSLCVHEDEVIWLYEKRGLSEQFHSEIKSDLDLERLPSGKFATNALVLTLGGLAYNLLRILGQNGLLADFSPVRHQAKRRRVKTVIQELIYLAGRVIRSGRRLKLQFGRHCPAFQAFRSVYLKFCPG comes from the coding sequence ATGAAGAGAATCGAAATTGAACAATCTTCGAAAGCCTTCTACAGCGAACACGCGGGCCTGGTCCTTGTGGGCAATCTGATCAACGGCTACACGGACTTGTGCGAGCGGTTGGAAAAGGAAGTTCCAGGGCGGCCGATGATCTCTCATGCGGATGTGGTCAAGACCTATCTGGGGCTTCTGTGTCTGGGTAAGAGCGACTTTGAAGCCGCTGAGGGGGTCTCCGGCGATGACTGGTTCAAAGAGGCTCTGGACATCCAAAAGGTCCCTTCGCAGGAAACCTTGCGACAGCGCTTCGACAGGCAAGCGAAAGCTTTCCAACGGCTTGCGGAAGCCGCTAACATCGAACTGCTCAAGAGGATCCAGGTTCCCGTAACGGCTCTTCCCACGGGGCATGTGGCTTTGGACCTGGATGTCTTCTGCCTGGACAATTCCGACACCAAGAAAGAAGGGGTGTCGCGGACGTACCAGAACTACGACGGGTACGCGCCCATCGGGGCCTACCTCAGCGAGGAGGGATGGTGTCTGGGCATTGAGCTTCGTCCAGGGTCTCAGCATTCCCAGAACGGATTTGTGGACTTTTTGCGCAAGGTGTTGGTGTATGCCCAGAAGATCACCCGCAAGCGCCTCTTGGTGCGAACGGACTCGGCTCACGATGCTCTGGAAACGCTTGTGGAGCTTCGCCGACATCCCAATGTGAGCTTCATCGTCCGATGGAATCCACGCAGGGCGAACGTCTTTTACTGGCGTGATCGGGCCTTCAGGGAAGGCCGTGTGAGTGAGCCCCGGCCCGGCAAGAAAGTGGCGATCTTCAGCACGTGGGTGACGCGACACTATGGAGGAAGAAGCTATCGGTTTCGGCTGGTGATCCGGGTCACCGAGAGGATATCGGATGCCAAGGGGCAAATGCTGATTCAGCCCGATATCACGCTGGAGGGCTGGTGGACGTCGCTTTGCGTCCACGAGGATGAAGTGATCTGGTTGTACGAGAAACGGGGCCTGAGCGAGCAGTTTCACAGCGAGATCAAGTCCGATTTGGACCTGGAGCGACTGCCCTCCGGAAAGTTTGCCACCAATGCGCTGGTGTTGACCCTGGGCGGACTGGCTTACAACCTCTTGCGCATCCTGGGGCAAAACGGGCTTCTGGCCGATTTTTCGCCTGTACGGCATCAGGCCAAGCGGCGTCGCGTGAAGACCGTGATCCAGGAGCTGATCTATCTGGCAGGGCGCGTGATCCGAAGCGGTCGTCGGCTGAAGCTCCAGTTCGGTCGGCATTGTCCCGCTTTTCAAGCCTTTCGGAGCGTGTATCTCAAATTTTGCCCAGGGTAG